GCAACACAGACTTCACAAATATGTAATTCAACTTtgtgcattaattaattttttataaaaaatcatattattttgttaaaaacgTTATTTCACCCAACTAGATAAACGTGTTTTATACGTTACTCCgacttaatattatatatgtgtatgtatatatgtgtgtatgtatattttgcagtataaaatttttatatatttagcatgataacccaaaaaaaaaaaaaattgtcgacCATTGCATTGTATGTAGACAAAAGATGTATTACTTTGATCCGAATCCTTTCCTTCATCCCAATTACGACCATTTAATTTGTTGCTAATAATTATGGCATGCATGAAACTGCGAGAATAAAAAGTACGCACGCGTTTTCCATGCCTGTTAATATTATTCTTGTGTTTTGAGATCATAATTCTATTGGAAGACTAAACACTGATCAGGTTTATCCCAAAACCATTAAATTAAGGTTGCTATCGAATCGCGATACGAAGATAATGAATCGAGACCCTGTTTGGATAGacatattttatctcattttatttaattattataattttattaaatttttataataatttaatttttttaaattttaaaataataattatattaaaaaataatattttatttaatttttaacttttatttaaaatatttacattttatttcttaaataaaatatttgcattcCATTTCTTTATCCAAACTGACAATACCACATTGGTTTGCACGTCGACCTGCAATAAAAAAACACCATGCAAAGCCAACATGCCGGCCCAATTTTAAAGATGCGCCCTTTCTTTCACACAGCCTTCCCTAGCCTAATCTCTTCAGTCTTCCttgccatctctctctctctcttctctctctccgtcAGCAACTGTGTATGTCCTGAAAATATCACCAGGAATACTCAAAACAGTAAAATTAATACAGAGCTATTAATCcagtttatttatatatcgtaAACTCGGATATATATGGACGGCCAGTTCGTCAACAACCAGTTTATGATCAGTACTTCTACTGAGGAGCTAGAAGAGAATATTGACACCATCCCCGAAAATGGTGATGCGTCCCCTCCTTCCACCATCTTTAACGACATGAAGAACACTTCCGCTTCGTCCCCAAGAAAAAGGTCAGCCTTATTCTACATTCCCAATCATCAGTTTCGTGATTCACGTGATCTGAATCATCACATGCACCAGATGAAACCTTTGTTTCTTCCTCACACTGCATAATTCGCAAGAATACAAAACAAATGGCAGAAAAAAAAgggtctaatatttttttttgggaaggTTTATATTTTTTAGCCTAACAGAGAACGTAATGGCCGAATTTTGTTGCAGTAGGCGAGACATACATAAACGAGTGGTGTCGGTGCCGATCAAGGACGTAGAAGGGTCCCGGCTTAAAGGCGAGAGTAGTACTCCGCCCTATGATTCTTGGGCTTGGAGGAAGTATGGTCAGAAACCCATCAAAGGATCTCCCTATCCCAGGTAACCGCAGTACTGAATCTGATGTTTTCTTCTTcgttcatgtatatatatatatataaatatacgtATGGACACAATTAGACACACATTGGTTTGCTGCGGAAGAACTAGAGATTAATCGAACATGGTATGGTTCGGTGTGGCAGAGGTTACTACAGGTGCAGCAGCTCAAAGGGCTGCCCGGCGAGAAAACAAGTAGAGAGGAACCGTTTGGACCCGACGATGCTAGTTGTCACCTACTCCTGTGAGCACAACCATCCCTGGCCGGCATCGAGGAACCACCACTCAGCTTCGTCCAAACCCGAGAAGCCCGGAACCGTCAAGATAAAGCCCGAACAGGAAGCTGCGCCGGAGGAGAAGTTCGCGGGTCTAGGGGACGAGTCACTGATGGCGAGCGACGAGTTCAGGTGGTTCGGTGACATGGAGACAACGACGTCGACGGTGCTGGAGAGCCCCATTTTTGCGGAGAGGAGTGGTGCAGACGCGGACATGGCGATGCTATTCACGATGAGGGAGGAGGACGAGTCTCTGTACGCCGACCTGGGGGAGTTGCCGGAGTGCTCCGTCGTGTTCCGGGGCGTGGGACCAGGAGTGGAGATCTGCTGACACGTGTGTGAGCCCAGCTCTCTCCCTCCCACCCGCCCCCAGTTTGTCAACTGCGTGCGTATCGTGCGGCAGAAGACACcaagtattatttatttttcgttTTGCATTATTGATTTCAGCATCGT
This genomic interval from Carya illinoinensis cultivar Pawnee chromosome 10, C.illinoinensisPawnee_v1, whole genome shotgun sequence contains the following:
- the LOC122279806 gene encoding probable WRKY transcription factor 65 isoform X2, which gives rise to MDGQFVNNQFMISTSTEELEENIDTIPENGDASPPSTIFNDMKNTSASSPRKRRDIHKRVVSVPIKDVEGSRLKGESSTPPYDSWAWRKYGQKPIKGSPYPRGYYRCSSSKGCPARKQVERNRLDPTMLVVTYSCEHNHPWPASRNHHSASSKPEKPGTVKIKPEQEAAPEEKFAGLGDESLMASDEFRWFGDMETTTSTVLESPIFAERSGADADMAMLFTMREEDESLYADLGELPECSVVFRGVGPGVEIC
- the LOC122279806 gene encoding probable WRKY transcription factor 65 isoform X1 gives rise to the protein MDGQFVNNQFMISTSTEELEENIDTIPENGDASPPSTIFNDMKNTSASSPRKSRRDIHKRVVSVPIKDVEGSRLKGESSTPPYDSWAWRKYGQKPIKGSPYPRGYYRCSSSKGCPARKQVERNRLDPTMLVVTYSCEHNHPWPASRNHHSASSKPEKPGTVKIKPEQEAAPEEKFAGLGDESLMASDEFRWFGDMETTTSTVLESPIFAERSGADADMAMLFTMREEDESLYADLGELPECSVVFRGVGPGVEIC